The Procambarus clarkii isolate CNS0578487 chromosome 56, FALCON_Pclarkii_2.0, whole genome shotgun sequence genome includes a region encoding these proteins:
- the LOC123770845 gene encoding basic salivary proline-rich protein 1-like has translation MALPGAPMALPGAPMALPGAPMALPGAPHGSPRSPPWLSQEPPWLSQEPPWLSQEPPWLSQEPPRVSQEPHGSPRSPHGSPRSPTDLPGAPRIS, from the coding sequence ATGGCTCTCCCAGGAGCCCCCATGGCTCTCCCAGGAGCCCCCATGGCTCTCCCAGGAGCCCCCATGGCTCTCCCAGGAGCCCCCCATGGCTCTCCCAGGAGCCCCCCATGGCTCTCCCAGGAGCCCCCATGGCTCTCACAGGAGCCCCCATGGCTCTCCCAGGAGCCCCCATGGCTCTCCCAGGAGCCCCCACGGGTCTCCCAGGAGCCTCATGGATCTCCCAGAAGCCCCCACGGGTCTCCCAGGAGCCCCACGGATCTCCCAGGAGCCCCACGGATCTCCTAG